One genomic segment of Chitinivibrionales bacterium includes these proteins:
- a CDS encoding ATP-binding cassette domain-containing protein translates to MPAIEVQNLCKTFKVHQKQPGLRGSIRSLFRRAWTYKPALTDVSFTINQGEITGLVGANGAGKTTLIKILSGVIFRDRGTVSVLGYDPWERKNEFRSKIALIMGQKAQLWWDLPAADCFLLLREIYRIPKEEYHIRLENLATILDVSHLLTTQIRRLSLGERMKMELIAALLHNPSVIYLDEPTIGLDITSQRAVRNFLLEYNRRHSPAMIITSHYMEDIKSLCERLIIIRKGTIVYDGPLTHIVGEHVRYKIVTAHLPEGIRVSEIASSLPETIGRVVPGTDNILRVQVQRRYAVAAAQHILSSWDIADLAIEEEDISTIIESIQKDG, encoded by the coding sequence ATGCCGGCAATCGAAGTACAAAATCTCTGTAAAACCTTCAAAGTCCATCAAAAACAGCCCGGGCTTCGGGGATCGATTCGCTCTCTTTTCCGACGGGCGTGGACATACAAGCCGGCTTTGACCGATGTCTCCTTTACGATCAATCAGGGAGAAATTACCGGCCTGGTCGGCGCCAATGGTGCGGGCAAGACAACGCTTATAAAAATTCTTTCGGGTGTTATTTTTCGCGATCGGGGGACGGTCTCGGTGCTCGGCTACGATCCCTGGGAGCGAAAAAACGAATTCCGTTCAAAAATCGCCCTGATCATGGGCCAGAAAGCACAACTCTGGTGGGACCTTCCTGCAGCAGACTGTTTTTTACTGCTCAGAGAGATATACCGTATCCCCAAGGAAGAGTATCATATCCGGCTGGAGAACCTCGCGACGATTCTTGATGTTTCACATCTATTAACGACTCAGATACGCCGGCTTTCGCTTGGCGAACGGATGAAAATGGAGTTGATCGCCGCGCTGCTGCATAATCCATCGGTCATCTATCTCGATGAACCGACTATCGGCCTCGATATAACCTCCCAGCGCGCAGTCCGCAATTTCCTTCTGGAATATAACCGTCGCCATAGTCCTGCAATGATTATCACTTCTCACTATATGGAAGATATCAAATCGCTCTGCGAACGGCTGATTATTATCCGTAAAGGCACGATTGTTTATGACGGTCCCCTGACCCACATCGTAGGCGAACATGTGCGCTATAAAATTGTTACGGCCCATCTCCCCGAGGGTATTAGGGTGTCGGAAATCGCCTCATCCTTACCGGAAACGATCGGTAGGGTGGTGCCCGGAACCGATAATATCCTCCGGGTGCAGGTGCAGCGGCGGTATGCGGTCGCTGCGGCACAGCATATCCTCAGCTCCTGGGATATCGCCGACCTTGCTATCGAAGAAGAAGATATCAGCACCATTATCGAATCGATCCAGAAAGACGGATGA
- a CDS encoding MBL fold metallo-hydrolase — MIIDKPILFEPQTLGPDTRAIESYLPVPGYGILPANAFLIYAQEPVLIDSGLAFLRKEFIQALRGLIDPEDLRWIWLTHTDPDHIGNLGALLALAPHLKIITTYVGMGKMGLLMHPVDRCYLLNPGQSLNVGDRQLLCIKPPAYDAPETTGVLDQRTGNLFSSDCFGAVLKKPAPAVEVIDQDDLHKGLITWATADSPWLSCADKYVVDHAIDSLRHVGPSMILSSHLPPCRTMHEMLFSALSTAMDVEPFSGPDQRVKEIMLAEMTR; from the coding sequence ATGATTATCGATAAACCTATACTTTTCGAACCCCAGACGCTCGGCCCTGATACGCGGGCGATTGAATCATATCTGCCCGTTCCCGGATATGGAATTCTTCCGGCAAACGCATTTTTGATTTATGCACAGGAGCCGGTCCTGATCGATTCAGGACTGGCCTTCCTCCGAAAGGAATTTATCCAGGCCTTGCGGGGACTTATCGATCCGGAAGACCTTCGCTGGATATGGCTGACCCATACTGATCCCGACCATATCGGAAATCTGGGTGCGCTCCTTGCACTGGCGCCTCATCTTAAGATAATCACCACCTATGTGGGAATGGGGAAAATGGGGCTCCTGATGCATCCTGTCGATCGCTGTTATCTCCTTAATCCCGGACAATCACTGAATGTCGGCGACCGTCAACTGCTCTGTATCAAACCGCCGGCCTACGATGCTCCGGAAACCACGGGTGTGCTTGATCAACGTACAGGTAATCTGTTCAGTTCCGACTGCTTCGGGGCCGTGCTTAAAAAGCCTGCCCCAGCGGTCGAAGTTATCGATCAGGATGACCTTCACAAAGGACTCATCACCTGGGCAACCGCCGATTCTCCCTGGCTTTCGTGCGCCGATAAGTATGTCGTCGATCATGCAATCGATTCGCTCCGACACGTGGGCCCCTCGATGATCCTGAGCAGTCACCTCCCCCCTTGCAGGACCATGCATGAAATGCTCTTTAGCGCACTTTCTACAGCAATGGATGTCGAACCTTTTTCGGGACCCGATCAAAGGGTGAAGGAAATAATGCTTGCGGAAATGACAAGATGA
- a CDS encoding inorganic diphosphatase — protein sequence MYIGGHNAIFILTVFSLLPAGCSSNGAGESNDHRGQLIRVDRYTPAGRKHLFRDYAAVDSSGNVNVVVEIPAGTNEKWEVDKSTGELKWDFKRGKPRIVSHIGYPVNYGMIPGTFLPEQMGGDGDPLDVIIIGPAIGRGRVVAVRLVGVLKILDDGEIDNKIIALLPGSSLHKISGMKELRDEYKWITDIIKIWFSHYKDPEKMVLQGFGDAAEARIMLDTAIAAYHRYFLQMQ from the coding sequence ATGTACATTGGTGGACACAATGCAATTTTTATTCTAACCGTGTTCAGCTTACTGCCGGCCGGGTGTTCCAGCAATGGTGCCGGTGAGAGTAACGACCATAGGGGGCAGCTTATCCGGGTGGATCGTTATACTCCGGCCGGTCGAAAGCATTTATTCAGAGACTATGCTGCGGTGGATTCTTCTGGAAATGTCAATGTCGTTGTTGAGATTCCCGCCGGGACCAATGAAAAGTGGGAGGTGGACAAATCGACAGGAGAGCTGAAATGGGATTTCAAGCGGGGAAAACCGAGAATTGTTTCTCATATAGGATATCCGGTGAACTACGGCATGATCCCCGGAACATTTCTTCCAGAGCAGATGGGGGGTGACGGCGATCCTCTTGATGTCATTATTATAGGACCCGCAATCGGGAGGGGAAGAGTGGTGGCGGTCCGCCTGGTCGGGGTTTTGAAAATACTCGACGATGGAGAAATCGACAATAAAATTATCGCCCTTCTTCCGGGATCATCACTGCACAAAATCTCCGGTATGAAGGAATTGAGAGATGAGTATAAATGGATAACGGATATAATCAAGATCTGGTTTTCTCATTATAAAGACCCCGAAAAAATGGTTTTACAGGGGTTTGGAGATGCCGCTGAGGCCCGCATAATGCTTGATACTGCAATTGCAGCTTACCATCGGTATTTCCTTCAGATGCAATAA
- a CDS encoding DUF3108 domain-containing protein → MNIFLKPRAGLFFLILLARMYSSGAEQFYFNIEDKINTSRHIDWREEEILLRKKLYVSAFKDSLRDTLDVPKILSLRDISQCQFEGVEEKLTFEVKWGFVSAGYGVLSVSPGQNPDCIELTGMAVTHRFLGALYRVKDYSRCEIDTDGFYPLFFEEHIREGRYRSNRWRVYDHVGGKVHASNSKHCSDSVPPFVQTYLSAFYYFRTVPWDVGDTVFVNSFVQGKTYPMYFACIERDTIDIEGAEFPCIRVRPHLKEKAMVFGAGDRVDIWLTDDKYRLPVFVKAKILFGAIKCSLVYGKRVKIK, encoded by the coding sequence ATGAATATATTTCTGAAACCTCGTGCAGGATTGTTTTTTCTTATTCTTTTGGCGAGGATGTATTCGTCTGGGGCCGAGCAATTTTATTTCAATATCGAAGATAAAATTAACACATCCCGCCATATCGACTGGCGCGAGGAAGAGATTCTGTTACGGAAAAAGCTTTATGTCTCCGCTTTCAAGGATTCGCTGCGTGACACGCTTGATGTCCCTAAAATACTGTCCTTGAGAGATATATCTCAGTGTCAATTCGAGGGTGTGGAGGAAAAGTTGACATTTGAGGTGAAATGGGGGTTTGTTTCGGCCGGATACGGCGTTTTGAGTGTTTCTCCGGGCCAAAACCCCGATTGTATCGAATTGACCGGTATGGCGGTTACTCACCGGTTTCTGGGCGCCTTGTACCGGGTTAAGGATTACAGCCGTTGTGAAATTGATACAGATGGTTTTTATCCTCTTTTTTTTGAGGAGCACATACGGGAGGGGCGATACCGGTCAAACCGCTGGCGTGTTTACGATCATGTTGGCGGCAAAGTACATGCATCAAATTCAAAGCATTGCTCAGATTCGGTTCCCCCCTTTGTTCAGACCTATCTTTCGGCGTTTTATTATTTCCGTACCGTACCCTGGGATGTCGGGGATACGGTATTCGTCAATTCCTTTGTGCAGGGAAAAACCTATCCCATGTATTTCGCCTGTATCGAGCGCGATACGATTGATATCGAAGGCGCCGAATTTCCCTGTATCAGAGTCCGTCCTCATCTGAAAGAAAAGGCAATGGTTTTCGGTGCAGGCGATCGTGTCGATATCTGGCTCACCGATGATAAGTATCGTTTACCGGTTTTCGTTAAGGCAAAGATTCTCTTTGGAGCGATCAAATGCTCCCTGGTGTATGGAAAACGGGTGAAGATTAAGTAG
- a CDS encoding M48 family metalloprotease, which yields MFNIKKCIWLPLFCALICLCQPVPLSQRQQLVLISDQQLIQLGAQSYSAYLDQSDVVRGTGKARMVNRVGGRVKRAVETYMRRERLTDRIDDFEWEFALIDDSSANAFAMPGGKVAVFTGIMQIAEDDTGLAVILSHEIAHVIAHHGNERMSQALLLQLGASALSVALSEEPEFTRRLFMAAYGLGAQVGVLLPYSRLHEKEADRLGIIFMAMAGYNPNEAIDFWKRMQEKQQNGQPPAFLSTHPSYEQRIELLKENMDEAMKYYQP from the coding sequence ATGTTCAATATCAAAAAATGTATATGGTTGCCCCTGTTCTGTGCACTCATTTGCCTGTGTCAACCTGTCCCCTTAAGCCAGCGGCAGCAGCTCGTTCTCATATCGGATCAACAACTCATTCAACTCGGTGCTCAATCGTATTCAGCATATCTTGATCAAAGCGATGTTGTACGGGGTACCGGTAAGGCCCGCATGGTAAATCGTGTGGGGGGGCGGGTTAAAAGGGCGGTCGAAACCTATATGCGCCGGGAACGTCTTACCGATCGCATTGACGATTTTGAATGGGAATTTGCTCTTATTGACGACTCTTCGGCCAATGCCTTTGCAATGCCCGGAGGAAAAGTAGCCGTCTTTACCGGCATAATGCAGATTGCCGAAGATGATACCGGTTTGGCGGTTATTCTCAGCCATGAAATTGCCCATGTTATCGCTCACCATGGTAATGAACGAATGAGCCAGGCTCTTCTGTTGCAACTTGGGGCTAGCGCACTCAGTGTGGCACTCAGTGAAGAACCTGAGTTTACCCGGCGGCTTTTCATGGCTGCCTACGGCCTCGGCGCTCAGGTCGGCGTTCTTCTTCCCTACAGCAGACTTCACGAAAAGGAAGCCGATCGTCTGGGAATCATATTCATGGCCATGGCAGGTTACAATCCCAATGAAGCTATTGACTTCTGGAAACGCATGCAAGAAAAGCAGCAGAACGGTCAACCCCCTGCTTTTCTCAGCACCCATCCATCATACGAGCAACGAATCGAACTTCTCAAAGAAAATATGGATGAAGCTATGAAATATTATCAACCTTAG
- a CDS encoding DUF4956 domain-containing protein codes for MAGGFMLDSLFDINRGGGLFPRVPAGDIVLRMLVSIGFGLLLSLLHGMVHRRMGTKSKFQWALAVLPLISATVILVIGNNLVRAFGLIGAVALVRFRTVVKNSLDMSFIFLAIALGIAAGTHLFMMGTAAFALFGILLISMDILGYGIRDKRHHKYTVSIKTDDIHAADGWLHMRLGDLVMNSEFKTIRKSKNYDLVYRMVFKKGVTYRDVMTRIDTIAEGNIKNITVRRL; via the coding sequence ATGGCTGGAGGATTCATGCTTGATTCGCTTTTCGATATTAACAGAGGAGGAGGGCTTTTCCCCAGGGTTCCGGCAGGAGACATTGTTCTCCGGATGCTGGTTTCCATAGGATTCGGGCTGCTGTTGTCGCTATTACACGGAATGGTCCATCGGCGGATGGGAACAAAATCAAAGTTTCAATGGGCCCTTGCAGTGCTGCCGCTTATATCGGCTACTGTTATTCTCGTTATCGGCAATAATCTTGTGCGGGCTTTCGGTTTGATCGGGGCCGTGGCTCTGGTGCGTTTCCGTACGGTGGTAAAAAACTCTCTTGATATGTCGTTCATCTTTTTGGCAATCGCGCTTGGTATCGCTGCAGGGACCCATCTTTTTATGATGGGAACTGCGGCATTTGCCCTCTTCGGCATTCTGCTGATTTCCATGGATATTCTCGGCTATGGTATAAGGGATAAGCGCCATCATAAATATACGGTTTCAATAAAGACAGATGATATTCATGCTGCCGACGGCTGGCTGCATATGCGACTGGGAGATTTGGTCATGAATTCTGAATTCAAAACAATTAGAAAATCTAAAAATTATGACCTTGTATATCGAATGGTTTTCAAAAAGGGTGTTACCTATCGTGATGTTATGACAAGGATAGATACAATTGCCGAAGGAAATATCAAAAATATCACCGTTCGCCGTTTATAG
- a CDS encoding BamA/TamA family outer membrane protein: MQQLHGTIFIISHFRHIYTHLCEKPLPLHKKSPRLFLAPFFILCFLSAGMCGTDDETDTLADSGAFPEKRPSRPAWEYPVSLLGRMPTLPIYLMARAGAGVANFVEERNIAQVLLGILFGRRAFVIVPSYLPRDGFGIHFSTTDNFDPSLQISGMLRYGSLDRHGIDLTLIKYDILDSDIDFGTSINYRYIPDEEFFGIGPDTRESNESIYGQRNIELILSMRYPLHRIIFPWAGILGDAWFISEGRGDEAPEIEELFFAPSIPGLRSDPFFLGVRGGVILDTRREKIPPVNGVRAEIGGGVHNEVNVDDFGFMTAFVDLKTYLEIPRLSDRLFIFRVAGNFKKPFENREIPFYLLNNIGGPDAVRGYDAGRFIAEDFVLFSGEYHFAIWKFFERRIIFQAFIDAGEVSDDIFQNFTTDNLRFGYGGGLSVHVGSTLLFDFDLAFSKENIRAYLNFGVESWWVWQEE, from the coding sequence ATGCAACAATTACATGGTACAATATTCATCATTTCCCATTTTCGACACATATATACTCATTTGTGCGAAAAACCGCTCCCTTTACACAAGAAATCACCACGACTGTTTCTGGCCCCCTTTTTTATCCTCTGTTTTCTTTCTGCAGGCATGTGTGGGACAGACGATGAAACCGATACCCTTGCCGATTCCGGAGCATTTCCTGAAAAAAGGCCCTCTCGCCCGGCATGGGAGTATCCGGTATCATTGCTCGGAAGAATGCCGACACTTCCAATCTATTTGATGGCCCGTGCCGGTGCAGGTGTCGCCAACTTTGTGGAGGAACGGAATATCGCCCAGGTTCTTCTGGGCATTTTATTCGGAAGACGGGCCTTTGTTATTGTGCCGTCATATCTCCCCAGAGACGGTTTCGGAATACATTTCAGCACAACGGACAACTTTGACCCATCACTCCAGATATCGGGAATGCTCAGATACGGCTCTCTTGACCGCCATGGTATAGATCTGACACTCATTAAATATGATATACTCGATAGTGATATTGATTTTGGGACCTCTATCAACTATCGCTATATTCCAGATGAAGAATTTTTTGGTATTGGACCGGATACCCGAGAAAGCAATGAAAGCATCTATGGTCAACGAAACATCGAGTTGATTCTCTCGATGCGGTATCCGTTGCATCGGATTATTTTTCCCTGGGCAGGCATCCTTGGCGATGCCTGGTTTATATCCGAGGGACGGGGAGATGAGGCGCCTGAGATAGAGGAGCTTTTCTTTGCCCCTTCAATTCCCGGCCTCAGAAGCGATCCTTTTTTTCTGGGAGTACGGGGCGGAGTAATTCTTGATACCCGAAGGGAAAAAATACCTCCGGTAAATGGCGTACGGGCCGAAATCGGCGGTGGGGTGCACAATGAAGTGAATGTTGATGATTTCGGGTTCATGACTGCATTCGTCGACCTTAAAACCTATCTGGAAATTCCGCGCCTTTCCGATCGCCTTTTCATATTCAGAGTTGCAGGAAACTTCAAAAAACCCTTTGAAAACAGGGAAATCCCTTTTTATCTGCTCAACAACATTGGAGGTCCTGACGCGGTTCGGGGGTATGACGCCGGCCGCTTTATTGCCGAAGATTTTGTTCTTTTTTCGGGTGAATATCATTTCGCAATCTGGAAATTTTTCGAACGCAGGATAATTTTTCAAGCCTTTATCGATGCCGGTGAAGTATCCGATGATATCTTTCAAAATTTTACCACCGACAATCTGAGATTCGGCTACGGCGGCGGGCTCAGTGTTCATGTCGGTTCAACGCTGCTTTTCGATTTTGACCTGGCATTCAGCAAAGAAAATATTCGGGCCTATTTAAACTTTGGAGTGGAGTCGTGGTGGGTATGGCAGGAAGAATAA
- a CDS encoding phosphatase PAP2 family protein, which yields METQKSEKQERFTLKSQFKRLTNSCSKKSPGSFLSRSFLCMCSISQSVILLTAGIFLFSLTGCSSYRIGSRDGVPMIHSGVRHVSSAVTEAASSPSFWIPATAAGLIYLFNGDKTISDWASSTNPIFGSPDRAGRASDRFLEAAQISAKSAVILKYTLGNSDLRVLPVITGVGAGLGAVEANRMITRHMKRKTDRIRPDKSDDYSFPSGHTSTASVHAAVGAQMVRRMDIAPVAKTLSTVGFSLLTAATAWARVEARKHYPSDVLFGASLGNFCATLLTNLLIPQTPLPLNALNVHFSPERVNLTITVPIKNP from the coding sequence ATGGAAACCCAAAAATCCGAAAAACAGGAGAGATTCACATTGAAATCGCAATTTAAACGCTTAACCAATTCCTGCTCCAAAAAATCGCCAGGGTCATTTTTATCAAGATCATTCCTGTGCATGTGCTCCATTTCACAATCAGTTATTCTTCTTACCGCAGGAATCTTTTTGTTTTCTCTTACCGGTTGTTCATCATATCGGATTGGCTCCCGCGATGGTGTTCCGATGATACATTCCGGTGTCAGGCACGTGAGTTCAGCGGTTACTGAGGCCGCATCTTCTCCCTCCTTTTGGATACCTGCCACCGCAGCCGGTTTGATATATTTGTTCAATGGTGATAAGACAATAAGCGATTGGGCTTCTTCAACCAATCCGATTTTCGGTTCACCAGATCGTGCAGGCCGGGCGAGCGATCGTTTTCTTGAAGCAGCACAAATCAGCGCCAAGTCCGCCGTGATTCTCAAGTATACACTCGGGAATTCCGATCTCCGGGTTTTGCCGGTTATAACAGGAGTCGGCGCCGGATTGGGCGCGGTTGAAGCCAATCGTATGATTACCCGTCACATGAAACGAAAAACCGATCGTATTCGTCCCGACAAATCTGATGACTACAGTTTTCCTTCGGGACATACTTCCACCGCGTCAGTCCATGCCGCTGTCGGTGCACAGATGGTTCGCCGAATGGATATCGCCCCCGTAGCCAAAACCCTGAGCACCGTCGGCTTCTCCCTGCTCACCGCCGCAACAGCATGGGCAAGAGTCGAGGCCCGGAAGCACTATCCTTCCGATGTCCTTTTTGGAGCATCCCTCGGTAATTTCTGCGCCACCCTCCTTACCAATCTTCTCATTCCCCAAACACCCTTGCCGCTCAATGCATTAAATGTCCATTTTTCACCCGAACGGGTCAACCTCACGATCACCGTTCCAATCAAAAACCCCTGA
- a CDS encoding L,D-transpeptidase family protein — protein sequence MYIIIIMLLYIFSLGCVSAPESNRNKSLYNSVYYAQQAGSIIGKPGKHIVQDRETFAQIARKYNIGFNELTDLYPAIDPWIPPEGKELLIPTQWILPGIEKRGIVINIAEMRLYDFGDSGATIYTYPVGIGDNTWETPQGSFKIVTKTEDPTWFVPKSLQKKYGVKKIAPGPRNPLGKHWLGLDKDGYGIHGTNFPLSIGRRVTHGCIRLYPDDIKELYERTEEGTNVTILYEPIKIGMLNGRIYVEAHHDIYNNIDDYFLHGLDLLTRSNLTWNVNMKKFRLTLERKCGFPVDVTAEEFPAS from the coding sequence ATGTATATAATTATTATTATGCTGCTCTATATATTTTCCCTCGGATGTGTATCGGCGCCCGAAAGTAACCGAAACAAATCTTTATACAACTCGGTTTATTATGCTCAGCAAGCAGGGAGCATCATCGGGAAACCGGGAAAGCACATCGTGCAGGATCGGGAAACGTTTGCCCAGATAGCAAGAAAATATAATATCGGATTCAACGAGCTTACCGATCTCTATCCTGCAATCGATCCCTGGATCCCACCTGAAGGCAAGGAACTGCTTATTCCTACCCAGTGGATTCTTCCCGGAATCGAGAAACGAGGAATTGTAATCAATATAGCAGAAATGCGGCTTTACGATTTTGGAGACAGCGGCGCAACCATTTATACCTATCCCGTTGGAATAGGCGACAATACCTGGGAGACCCCGCAGGGTTCATTTAAAATCGTGACAAAAACAGAAGATCCCACCTGGTTTGTTCCCAAATCTCTCCAGAAAAAGTACGGGGTTAAAAAGATCGCTCCCGGACCACGGAATCCGCTGGGAAAACATTGGCTCGGGTTGGATAAGGACGGGTATGGCATACATGGTACCAATTTTCCTCTTTCAATCGGACGGCGGGTTACTCACGGTTGTATCAGGCTCTATCCCGACGATATTAAGGAGCTTTACGAGCGAACCGAAGAAGGTACGAATGTTACCATACTCTACGAACCGATAAAAATAGGGATGTTGAACGGAAGAATTTATGTAGAAGCTCATCATGATATTTATAATAATATCGACGATTATTTTCTTCATGGTCTGGATTTACTTACCCGGTCAAACCTTACCTGGAATGTAAATATGAAAAAATTCCGGCTGACACTGGAACGTAAATGCGGCTTTCCGGTTGATGTTACCGCTGAAGAATTCCCCGCCAGTTGA
- a CDS encoding BamA/TamA family outer membrane protein yields MDKCALLLCIILIGIPVDVVFGRAKPVVDDVIFAGNETFPRDILLQITNLQPAGFFRKTDFSEFMMDMDVRALERFHRSKGFIDVSVESWTIKDDGEDRVDVKFDINEGKRVVVDSLSLAPNPVITDSPAAEFLKTEVDSPLNMAYVNDDADTLEDILQAAGFLEAKVEPRVDIDSNQYLADVRFEITEGPGIMVENIRIEGLTTVKPLVVRRELKFEPGDTLTSKRIRKSQRRLYRTGLFRFVRIEPLIPDSAETLTVIDTAVPVVITIDQTDYYTLEAGIGYSSTERVRTSLELSYANFLSRGHRITLEGELSGIEQRAALRYATPWLFIFPLQTSLSAFYRRIDTLFFEVPLGFSGEFAGIEAALGRQTDFHFAYRFWLMYEKVLRVSAASLDTLPEDVSNRDTRSIGVDLTYDRRNDIFLPTKGIYALATSEVAGILGGGETNQFVKTTALVSGYTHWREILYFATGVEAGWAKPWGESEIVPPQEQFFAGGPRSVRGYELNNLVTNETGEPVGGNVQLVFHVIDIRFPLFWWFYGAGFLDAGFVWQDTEIVDLTDIKYGAGPGLRLVTPVGMFRFDVGFKLDKEEDQSLVELYFDFGMPF; encoded by the coding sequence ATGGACAAATGCGCATTACTACTTTGCATCATTCTCATTGGTATCCCTGTCGACGTTGTGTTTGGACGGGCCAAGCCGGTTGTGGATGATGTTATCTTTGCCGGCAATGAGACATTCCCACGGGACATACTGCTGCAGATTACGAATCTTCAGCCGGCGGGTTTTTTCCGCAAAACGGATTTTTCCGAATTCATGATGGATATGGATGTCAGAGCGCTTGAGCGTTTCCACCGGAGCAAAGGTTTTATTGATGTTTCCGTTGAATCCTGGACAATTAAAGATGATGGAGAAGACAGGGTTGATGTAAAGTTCGACATTAATGAAGGCAAGCGGGTAGTTGTCGATTCTCTGTCCCTTGCTCCTAATCCGGTAATTACCGACTCCCCGGCCGCAGAATTTCTTAAAACAGAAGTCGATTCTCCACTCAATATGGCCTATGTTAATGATGATGCCGATACCTTAGAGGACATTTTACAGGCGGCAGGTTTTCTTGAGGCAAAGGTTGAACCGAGGGTCGATATTGATTCAAACCAGTATCTGGCCGACGTCCGGTTTGAGATAACGGAGGGGCCTGGAATTATGGTGGAAAACATCCGCATTGAGGGCCTTACAACGGTTAAACCTCTGGTGGTAAGAAGAGAGCTGAAATTTGAACCGGGAGATACACTCACGTCAAAAAGAATTCGCAAATCCCAGCGACGGTTATATCGCACCGGCCTGTTTCGATTTGTGCGTATTGAACCGCTCATTCCCGATTCGGCCGAAACGCTTACGGTCATCGATACGGCCGTGCCGGTTGTTATTACAATCGATCAAACCGATTACTATACCCTCGAAGCGGGTATCGGCTACAGCTCGACCGAGCGGGTCAGAACCTCTCTGGAACTCTCCTATGCAAATTTTCTTTCGAGGGGGCACCGGATAACGCTGGAAGGCGAACTGTCGGGTATCGAGCAGCGAGCAGCCCTTCGATACGCTACCCCATGGCTTTTTATTTTCCCCCTGCAAACCAGTCTCAGCGCCTTCTACAGGCGAATCGATACACTTTTCTTTGAAGTCCCGCTCGGTTTCAGCGGTGAATTCGCCGGTATTGAAGCCGCACTTGGTCGACAGACCGATTTCCATTTCGCCTACCGTTTCTGGCTCATGTATGAGAAGGTACTCCGCGTCTCAGCAGCATCGCTGGACACCCTTCCCGAAGATGTTTCCAACAGGGACACCCGGAGTATCGGTGTGGACCTCACCTATGACCGGCGCAATGACATTTTCCTTCCCACCAAGGGCATATATGCTCTTGCAACCAGCGAAGTGGCAGGCATACTGGGGGGAGGAGAAACAAATCAGTTTGTAAAGACCACCGCTCTGGTGAGTGGCTATACCCATTGGCGTGAAATTCTATATTTTGCGACGGGAGTGGAGGCCGGGTGGGCAAAACCCTGGGGTGAAAGTGAAATCGTTCCCCCTCAAGAGCAATTCTTTGCCGGAGGACCACGCTCTGTACGAGGATATGAACTCAACAATCTAGTGACCAACGAAACCGGCGAACCGGTGGGTGGCAATGTTCAGCTTGTCTTTCATGTTATCGATATCCGGTTTCCTCTTTTCTGGTGGTTTTATGGTGCAGGCTTCCTTGACGCCGGCTTTGTATGGCAGGATACTGAGATTGTCGACTTGACTGATATTAAATACGGTGCAGGACCCGGTCTTCGGCTGGTAACGCCGGTCGGGATGTTTCGTTTCGATGTCGGGTTCAAGCTCGATAAGGAAGAAGACCAATCACTTGTCGAATTGTATTTTGATTTCGGTATGCCCTTCTGA
- a CDS encoding OmpA family protein: MSILHKTLGIMVLVAALVLNCNGGKTAKGGGLGAVLGGTVGAIAGRQAGNTAAGAIIGAVVGGAAGAAIGNYMDNQADELDEELEKAEVERVGEGIKVTFDSDVLFDKGSADLDQEAKDNLEEMAEVMQKYEDTNILIVGHTDSTGTKEDQKEISEQRAEAVSDYLKLQGISGVRISTVGMGAADPVATNATPEGRQKNRRVEIAIFADEELKERAEEGQIN, from the coding sequence ATGAGCATACTACATAAAACACTTGGCATTATGGTTCTTGTTGCGGCATTGGTACTCAATTGCAATGGCGGCAAGACTGCCAAGGGAGGCGGTCTCGGTGCGGTGCTCGGTGGCACGGTTGGTGCGATAGCAGGGAGGCAGGCGGGTAATACGGCTGCCGGAGCAATAATCGGCGCCGTCGTCGGCGGTGCAGCAGGAGCAGCAATCGGAAATTATATGGATAACCAGGCCGATGAACTGGATGAAGAACTGGAAAAGGCCGAGGTCGAACGGGTTGGTGAAGGAATCAAAGTAACATTCGATTCGGATGTCCTCTTCGATAAGGGTTCTGCGGATCTGGACCAGGAAGCAAAGGACAATCTGGAGGAGATGGCTGAAGTCATGCAGAAATATGAAGATACCAATATTTTGATCGTCGGCCATACCGACTCGACCGGTACGAAAGAAGATCAGAAGGAGATTTCCGAACAGCGGGCTGAAGCGGTTTCCGATTACCTGAAACTGCAGGGCATTTCGGGTGTACGAATATCAACCGTGGGCATGGGCGCCGCAGATCCTGTTGCAACCAATGCCACCCCGGAAGGCCGTCAGAAAAACCGTCGGGTTGAAATCGCAATCTTTGCCGACGAAGAACTGAAAGAACGGGCAGAAGAAGGGCAGATCAACTGA